The following DNA comes from Janthinobacterium sp. TB1-E2.
GTGACGGCATTTGCTATGCCGGCAAGCACGAGAAGTGCAAATATTTTTTTCATAGTGGCAATGTGAACAAAGGTAATCGGAGAAACGCCAGAGCTGGTTTTTTTTGATTTTATGTGTTGACAATTAAGGTTGCCAATTAATCTGCTGCTTGCCGATTCTAGCCAAGATATTCTTGCAAGTCCACCTATAAAACCCGCATTGTAGGCACGCAGGCACAGGCCGTCCGCGTGACGCTGGGCCACAGTTCTGTTTATACTCACCATTTCCCCACTTTGGCAGACCGCTCATGCAAGCACAGCACACCCAGCAAGGCCAACGCTTCGAAGGTTCCGACAGCTATGTCGCCACCGCCGACCTGAAACTGGCCGTGAATGCGGCGCTGACCCTGCAACGCCCGCTGCTGATCAAGGGAGAACCGGGCACGGGCAAGACCATGCTGGCCGAGGAAGTGGCCGCCGCGCTGAACATGCCGCTGATGCAATGGCATATCAAATCGACCACCAAGGCGCAGCAGGGCCTGTACGAATACGACGCCGTCTCGCGCCTGCGCGATTCGCAGCTGGGCGACGAGCGCGTGCGCGACATCCAGAACTACATCGTCAAGGGCGTGCTGTGGCAGGCGTTCACGGCGCCCGAACCGGTGGTGCTGCTGATCGATGAAATCGACAAGGCCGACATTGAATTTCCGAACGACCTGCTGCGCGAACTGGACCGCATGGAATTCTATGTGTATGAAACGCGCGAAATGGTCACGGCGCGCCACCGTCCGCTCGTCATCATCACCTCGAACAACGAGAAGGAATTGCCGGACGCCTTTTTGCGCCGCTGCTTCTTCCACTACATCAAATTCCCGGACAAGGACACGATGGAGCAGATCGTCGCCGTCCACTACCCGCACCTGAAACAGGAATTGCTGGCGCAGGCGCTGCAAACCTTCTATGAAGTGCGCGACGTGCCGGGCCTGAAGAAAAAACCGTCGACGTCGGAATTCCTCGACTGGCTGAAACTCCTGCTGGCCGAGGACATCCCGGCCGAAGCCTTGCGCAGCAAGGACAACAAGGCCGTCGTGCCGCCGCTGCACGGGGCGCTGCTGAAAAACGAGCAGGACGTGCACCTGTTCGAGCGCCTGATGTTCATGTCGCGCACCAACCGCTAAGGAGCGCCGGTGAACGACATCAGCCCCGACAAGGTCTTCGTCCCCCTGGAACTGCACGGCATCCGCCTCGAAGCGCTGGCGCCGCACCATGCGGCCGGCCTGCGCGCGGCGGCCATGGATGGCGAACTGTGGAATCTGCGCGTCACCTCCGTGCCCGAACCGGACCAGGTGGACCAGTACATTTTCAAGGGCATCGAGATGCGCCCTTCGCGCTTCGCCTTTGCCGTCGTCGACGCGGCAAGCGGCGAGGTGCTGGGCACCACCAGCTACCACGACGTGGTACCGGCCATCGGGCGCCTGGAAATCGGCTACACCTGGTATGCGAAGCGCTGCCAGCGCAGCCACGTCAACACCACCTGCAAATTGCTGCTGCTGGCGCACGCCTTCGACACGCTCGGCTGCGCGCTGGTGGGCCTGCGCACCGATAATTTCAACCACGCCTCGCAGGCGGCCATCGAACGCCTGGGCGCGAAAAAGGATGGCGTGCTGCGCCACCATGCGCTGCGCCGCGACGGCACCGTGCGCGACACGGTCATGTACAGCATCACGCGCGGCGAGTGGCCGGAAATTGCCGCCCACCTGCGCTACAAGCTGGCGCAGCGCCCCATCGCCGCACTGCCGCGCGCAGGAGAGCGGTCGCCATGCTGATCGATTTCTTCTTCACGCTCAAGGACGCGAAGATTCCCGTTTCGATCAAGGAGTTTTTGACCTTGCTCGAGGCGCTGCAAAAGAACGTCATCGACCCCTCGATGGATGATTTTTACTATCTGTCGCGCCTGACCCTGGTCAAGGATGAAGCCCATTTCGACAAGTTCGACCGCGCGTTTGCCCAGTACTTCAAGGGCGTCAATGCGGCCTTCGACACGAACGCGGCAATACCGCTCGACTGGCTGCTCAAGCGCATGCAGCGCGAACTGTCCGAGGAGCAGAAGGCGCAGCTGGAAAAATTCGGCTACGACAAGCTGATGGACCGCCTGAACGAGCTGTTGAAGGAGCAGAAGGAGCGCCACGAAGGCGGCAGCAAGTGGATCGGCACGGGCGGCACGTCGCCGTTCGGCAATGGCGGCACGAACCCGGAAGGCATCCGCATCGGCGGCAAGGGCGGCAACCGCACGGCCGTGAAAGTGTGGGAAGCGCGCAGCTACAAGGATTACGACGGCGAGCGCGAACTGGGCACGCGCAACATCAAGGTGGCCTTGCGCCGCCTGCGCAAGTTCGCGCGCGAAGGCGCGGAAGACGAACTGGCGCTGGACGCCACCATCGCCGCCACGGCCAACAACGCGGGCTACCTCGACATCAGGATGCGGCCCGAACGCAAGAACCGCATCAAGGTGCTGATGCTGTTGGACGTGGGCGGCAGCATGGACGACCATATCGAGCGCACCGAGGAACTGTTTTCGGCGGCGAAGACGGAATTCAAGAACATGGAGTTCTTTTACTTCCATAACTGCGTCTACGACTACCTGTGGAAGAACAACCGGCGCCGCAACGCCGAGCGTTTCCCCACCTGGGACGTGCTGCGCAAATACCCGCCCGACACCAAGCTGATCTTCGTCGGCGACGCCACCATGAGCCCCTATGAAATCCTGCAGCCGGGCGGCAGCGTCGAATACAACAACGAGGAAGCGGGATCGACGTGGCTGGCGCGCTTTACCCAGGCGTTCCCGAAATTCATCTGGCTCAATCCAGAGTCCGAGGGCTTGTGGCAGTACCGCCAGTCGATCGGCGTGATGCGGCAGTTGATGAACAACCGCATGTTCCCCCTGTCGATCGACGGGCTGGAGCGGGGCATGCGTCTGCTCAGTAAATAAAAGCGCCTAACAAAAAGTCCATGGCGGCAGGGGGCCGCCATGCCGTACACTGCGACACGGCACTACCGTGCGGAGCATCTCCGCCGCGGGCGGGTACCATACGCTGATACCAGCCCTGCCCTACCCTGCTGCACCCTGTGCGCGGCCGCCATGGCCGCGACACTGTTCGATTGCGCACATCGTGCGCGCCTTCTGCTCCGGTAGAATCGGCGCATCGCTCTGCGCAAACAATGCACCATCGCTGCACCACGACATTGCCGCGCCAGCCCCCGTGCTGCCGGCCGGTGCCAGCGCCATTTTCAAAGGAATGAGCATGCAAAGTCTGATCTCGATCGCCGCCGACCTGTCCTGGCCGTTCGCCATTACCCTGGCCTGGGTAGTGGGCGAATTCGGCCACCGCTGGACGGGCCTGCCGCGCATCAGTTTTTACGGCGTGATCGGCTTCGTCCTCGCGCAGACGCAGGTGGGCATCCTGCCGCAGACGGACGCCGGCCCCATGCTGGTGCTGGCCGACGTGGCCTTCGGCCTGATCCTGTTCGAGGTGGGCTACCGCATCAACCTGCGGTGGCTGAAGAACAACCCGTGGATCGCCGTCACGGGCTTGGTCGAGTCCCTGCTGACCTTTACCGTCGTCTACTTCATCGGCATCGAATTCGGCAGCACTTCGATGACGGCGCTGCTGCTTGCGTCGCTGGCCATGTCCACCTCGCCGGCCACCATCATGCGCGTCATCAACGAGGAACGCAGCTCGGGCCAGGTCACGGAACGCATCGTCCACCTCACGGCCTTGAATTGCGTGCTGGCCGTCTTCACGTTCAACATCATCGTCGGCTTCTGGATGTTCCAGAGCTCCACCGATTTGATCGAGGCGAGCAGCAGCAGCGCCGCCGTGCTTGCCGCCTCGGTTGCCGCCGGCACCGTCTTCGGCATCGTCGTGCCGGCCATGCTGCGCCGCCTGGGCAATATGGCGCAGGACGCCACCGTGGCGTTCGCGCTGTCGGTGATGCTGCTCGTCGCCCTCACCTACACCACCAGCCTGTCGCCGCTGCTGGCCACGCTCACCTTCGGCCTGGTGGCGCGCCACCGCCGTGTCGCCTTCAGCCAGGCGCAGCGCAATTTCGGCGCCATGGGCGAGCTGCTGACGGTGCTGCTGTTCGTGTATGCCGCCTCGACCCTGGAATGGGCCAGCGTGACGGCCGGCGCAGGCCTGGCCCTGGCCGTCGTCGGCGGACGCTTGCTGACGAAGGTCGCCGGCGTGGCCGCGTTTTCGCACGTGAGCGGCATTTCCTGGCGCAAGGGCGTGCTGACGGGCGTGGCGCTGACGCCCGTTTCCGTCTTCATCATCCTGCTGCTCGAACACGCGCGCCAGCACGGCGTGAACTTCGGCGACGAATTGAACGCCCTGGCCGCCATCACCCTGGGCCTGGAACTGGTCGGCCCCGTGCTGGTGCAGCGCGTGCTGATGCTGGCCAAAGAAACCCACGAAATCAAGGAGCGCTAAATGCCGCTGGAACCCTTTGGCCAATCGGCCGCGCTGACCTTCGGCGTCGAACTCGAACTGCAACTGGTAAATCTGTCGGACTATGACTTGACGGCAGCCAGCCCCGACCTGCTGCATCTGCTGAACAAGAAACCGTTCCCCGGCAACGTCACGCCGGAAATCACCGAGAGCATGATCGAGATTAACTCGAGCGTGCACACGCATCACGGCCCCCTGCTGGAACAATTGCAGGAAATCCGCGATACCCTGATCACGGCCGGCGACAAGCTCAATATCGGCATCGCGGGCGGCGGCACGCACCCGTTCCAGCAATGGTCGTCGCAAAAGATCTTTTCCAAGCCCCGCTTCCAGGAGATTTCGGAGCTGTACGGCTACCTGGCCAAGCAGTTCACCATCTTCGGCCAGCACGTGCACATCGGCTGTGCCTCGGGCGACGACGCCATGTTTTTGCTGCATTCGCTGAACCGCTACATCCCCCATTTCATCGCCCTGTCGGCTTCCTCGCCCTACGTGCAGGGCCGCGACACCCTGTTCGACTCGGCCCGCCTGAACTCCGTGTTCGCCTTTCCCATGAGCGGGCGCGCGCCGTTCACCCTGAGCTGGGACCAGTTCTCCAACGAGTATTTCGCCAAGATGGAGAACACGGGCATCATCAAGAGCATGAAGGACTTTTACTGGGATATCCGTCCCAAGCCGGAATTCGGCACCATCGAACTGCGCGTGTGCGACACGCCGCTGACGGTGGAGCGTGCCGCCGCACTGGCCGCCTACCTGCAGGCCCTGTGCCGCTACCTGCTCGAACGCAAGGAGGTGCCGCCCGTGGAAGACGATTACCTCGTGTACAACTACAACCGCTTCCAGGCTTGCCGCTTCGGCCTCGATGGCGCCATCACGCATCCGAAAACCTACGAGACGATGTCGCTGCGCGAAGACATCATGACCACCCTGCGCAAGATGGAACCGCACGCCGAGGCGCTGGGCAGCACGCCAGCCCTGAAACACCTGTCGGACGTGGCCAAGCAATGGAGCGATGCGCAATACCTGCGCAAGCAGCACAGCTTGCAGGGCAGCGCCGAGGGCATGGTCGATTCGGCGATCAGATGTTTTCGCGGTGAGCCGATGAACTACTAAGGCTGCTCTGCATGGTAACGTAGGTCGGATTAGCCCGTAGGGCGTAATCCGACAACATTGTTAGCGCCAGTGGTTGGCGTCGGATTACGGTCCTTGGGGTCTGACCCGCCGGGCCAGACCCCAGCACTCAATAACGTCAACCAAAAAACCACACCGCGCCTCCCCGTTATTTACAGCGCCATCCCCCGCTTGTTACAATAAGTGAGAATGATTCTTATTATTGTTTAAAAACGCCAGCCCACCGGGCCGGTCATGCAAGGGGAATGCGATGCCGCTGGCAAAGCCGTTACAACGCCAGGACATCACGACACTGTATGCCGACCACCACGGCTGGCTGCAGGGCTGGCTGCGCAAGAAGCTGGGCAGCACGGCGTGCGCGGCCGATGTGGCGCAGGACACCTTCATGCGCCTGCTCGACCGCGAAGACGCCGTCGCCGCGCGCGAACCGCGCGCCTTTCTCGCCACCGTCGCCCAGCGCGTGCTGTTCAACCATTACCGCCGCCAGAAACTGGAACAGGCTTATCTCGACGTGCTGGCGCAGCTGCCGCCCCTGCATGCGCCGTCGCCCGAGGATCGGGCGCTACTGCTGGCCACCGTGTTTGAACTCGACCGCATGCTCGACGGCTTGCCGCCTCCCGTGAAACGGGCTTTTTTACTCCGCCAGCTCGACGAACTGCCGCAGGAAGACATCGCGCGCCAGCTCGGCATCTCGCTGGCCACCGTGAAACGCCATCTGCAGCGCGCCGGCAGCGCCACGCAAGCGTGGCAGCAGCTGCAAACGCAGCACGAACACCTGCCGTCCGCCGTGCACGCGACCCTGCTGCGCGCCTGCGTGCAAGCGAACGCGCCGCGCCGCCACGCCGTCAAGACCCTGGCACTGCTGCTGGCCTGCGGTGCCTCGCTGTATGCGTTCGAACGCCGCAGCCCATGGCGCGGCTGGATGGCCGACTACCGCACGGCCGTCAACCAGCGCCGCGTGGTGACCCTCGATGATGGCACGCAGCTCACGCTCAATACCAATAGCGCCGTGAATATCGCTTACGACGGCGCATGGCGCCGCATCGAACTGCTGGCCGGTGAAATCTTTATCGCCACCGGCAAGGATGCGGCGCAGCGCCCCTTCTTCGTCGACACGCCGCATGGCAGCCTGCAGGCGCTGGGCACGCGTTTCACCGTGCGCCTGCACGAGCAATACGCCAGCGCCGGCGTGCTCGAAGGGGCCGTCGCCGTGCTGGCCGATGATGGCGCGCAGCGCCTGGTGCTGCGTCCCGGCGAAGGCGCCCATTTCGACGGCACGGGCGTGCACCGCCAGGCCCTGGCGCCGTATGGCGGCGCGTGGCTCAATGGCATGCTGGTGGCGCGCGACATGCGCCTGGCCGATTTCCTCGCCGAGCTGTCGCGCTACAGCGACCATCCATTGAGCTGCGCGCCCGCCATCGCCGGCCTGCGCGTCTCCGGCTCCTACCCGCTGGCCGATGTCGATGCCATCCTCGACGCCGTCGGCGCCAGCCTGCAGCTGCGGCGCCATACCGTCACGCGCTTCTGGGGTCATCAAGTCGTCAGGATAGAACTGGCGGCCCGCTGAAAAATATTTTCTGCAAAGTGAGCTGTTTCGCCGTGCTTGCGTGACCTGGAAGATAGGCAGTCTCCATCTTGCGCATCCACGAAAGGTTTTATTCCATGCACCACGCTTCGCGTTCCCTCCTTACCCGCACCGTCCTCGCCTGCGCCCTGTCGCAGATCGGCATGACCCTGGCCCTGCCGGCAGCGGCCCAGGCGCAAACCCGGCAAGTGCGCACCTACAGCATTCCCGCCGGTGCGCTGGGCGACGTGCTGACGCGCTTCGGCAGCGACAGCGCCATTTTATTGTCGTTCTCCAGCGATGCCACGCAAGGCTTGCGCAGCGCCGGCCTGCAAGGCAGCTATGGCGTGCACGATGGTTTCCGCGTGCTGCTGGCCGGCAGCGGCCTGCAAGCCGTGCCGCAGGCGAATGGCGGCTACCTGCTGCAGAAAATCCCCGCCAGCGCCGGCGCCCCTTCGGCGAACAGCCGCGGCGTGGCCGTCATGGGCGGCGTCACCGTGGTGGCGGCAGCCGAACGCAGCGCCGTCACCAGCGGCACGGGCAGCTATACGGGCGGCCCCGCCAGCGGCGCCACGGGCCTGGCCCTGACGCAGCGCGAAACGCCGCAATCGCTGACCATCGTCACGCGCCAGCAGATGGATGACCAGAACAGCAATGCCGTCTCCGACGTCATGAAGAACGTCAATGGCGTCAACGTGCAAAACTATGACAGCGACCGCTGGAGCTTCTGGGCGCGCGGCTTTGCCGTCACCAATTTCCAGTATGACGGCGTGTCGGCCATCTATGACGGCGTCTACGACTGGGGCACGACGAACAGCGACATGGCCATCTACGACCGCATCGAAGTGCTCAAGGGTGCAACGGGCTTGATGAGCGGCTCGGGCGACCCGTCGGCCACCGTCAACATGGTGCGCAAGCGCCCTACCGCAGCCTTCGAGGGCTCGGCCACCCTGGGCGCGGGATCCTGGGACAACTACCGCGGCGAAGCCGATGTTTCCGGCCCGCTCAACGACAGCCGCACGGTGCGCGGCCGCCTGGTGGGCGCCTACCAGGACAAGCATTCCCACCTGGACCGCTACACGCAGCAGAAGTCCATCGCCTACGGCATCATCGAAGCGGACCTGACACCCGTCACCCTGCTGACGGCCGGCTTCACGCACCAGGACTACAAGCCGCGCGGCTCGACCTGGACCGGTTTCCCCGTGCTGCTGGCCGACGGCTCGCGCACGGATTTCCCCACCTCGTGGAACCCGGCCACGGACTGGAGCCGCCGCGACATGCAGAACACCACGCTGTTCTCGTCGCTCGAACATACGTTCGCCAACGAGTGGAAACTGAAATTGAGCGCCAACCAGCTGCGCAGCAAGCATGACAGCGTGCTCGGTTCGGCCAGCGGCGGCAATCCCGATCCCGTCACGGGCGAAGGCGCCTACTTCTTCATGGGAAAATACAAGGGTGACCGCCGCCAGACCACCGTCAACGTGGACGCCAGCGGACCATTTACGGCCTTCGGCCGCCGCCACGAAGCGATGCTTGGCTATTCTTCATCGACGGCAAAGCAGGATGGCCCCGTATATGAGTCGGTCTATCCGCCCGTGGAAGGCAGCTACTTCGACTGGCGCGGCCAGTACGCGGAACCGGCGTTCACGCGCCTGGGCAACGACAACGACAAGACACGCCAGAGCGGCCTGTATGGCGCGCTGCGCCTGCGTCCCCTGGAGGCGCTGTCCGTCATCGTCGGCGCGCGCGTCAGCAACTACAAGCAGGACCAGGACCGTATCTTCTTCGACAGCGGCACAGCGCGCATCACCTCGCGTATCGACGAAAGCAATGTCATCACGCCGTATGCGGGCGTCGTGTATGACCTGGACAAAACCTATTCCCTCTTCGGCAGCTACACGAGCATCTTCGCGCCGCAAAGCAACCGCGACAGGAACCGCAACTTCCTCGCCCCCGTGCGCGGCAAGGGTTTCGAGGCGGGCGTGAAAGCCGAATTCCTGGAAGGTAAAGTCAACGCCAGCGCCTCGCTGTACCAGATCCGCCAGAGCAACGTGGCCAACTATGTGGGCGAGGTCAATGGCGAGGAAGCGTATGAAGGCATCGACGGCGTCACCAGCCGCGGCCTCGAAATGGAAGTGACCGGCGAAGTGCTGAACGATGTGAAACTGAGCGCCGGCTATACCTATACGCGTATCCGCGACAAGGATGGACAGGAAGTGTTTTCCACCATGCTGCAAACGACGCAGCCGCCGCACCTGCTGCGCGTGCAGGGGACATGGCGCCTGCCGGCCAGCCTGAATAAAATCACCGTGGGAGGTGGCGTCAACTGGCAAAGCGGCTTCTACGGCCATATCTGGAACCCGGCCGCCAATGACTATGCGCGCATTGAACAAGGCGGCTTTGCCCTGGTCAACCTGTTGGCCCGCTACGAAATCAGCAAGAACACAACGGCCAGCCTGAACGTGAACAACCTGACGGGTAAAAAGTACTTCACGGGCCTGGGCCTGTTCCAGACGGGCTTTTACGGCGAACCGCGCAATGTCATGCTGACCTTGCGCACGAAGTTTTAATCAGTTGCCGTACAGCGCCAGCGCCCAGGCTGGCGGACGCAATTCCAGCGCCAGGGACAGGTAAGCGGGATCGAAGCGCGCCGCCAGCAAATACACATTGGCGGCGCCCTTCGGTTCCCAATTACCCGTAAAGCCCTTTTCGCCGGCCGCCACGCGCTTGCGGTCGAAGGGCACGGCGCTTTTCGCGAATTCCTCGTGCGTCTTTTTGCCCTGCGCATACGGTGACAGCCAGGCCAGCGCCTCGGCAAGGCGCTTCGCTTCCGGCGCGCCATACCAGTCGTCGCCATGCGCCTGCGCCATCAGGGCCGTCGTCAGCAGCGGCTCCAGGCTGTAGGTGGTGTAGTGCAGGGCGTCGCGCT
Coding sequences within:
- a CDS encoding FecR domain-containing protein, whose translation is MADYRTAVNQRRVVTLDDGTQLTLNTNSAVNIAYDGAWRRIELLAGEIFIATGKDAAQRPFFVDTPHGSLQALGTRFTVRLHEQYASAGVLEGAVAVLADDGAQRLVLRPGEGAHFDGTGVHRQALAPYGGAWLNGMLVARDMRLADFLAELSRYSDHPLSCAPAIAGLRVSGSYPLADVDAILDAVGASLQLRRHTVTRFWGHQVVRIELAAR
- a CDS encoding GNAT family protein, whose product is MNDISPDKVFVPLELHGIRLEALAPHHAAGLRAAAMDGELWNLRVTSVPEPDQVDQYIFKGIEMRPSRFAFAVVDAASGEVLGTTSYHDVVPAIGRLEIGYTWYAKRCQRSHVNTTCKLLLLAHAFDTLGCALVGLRTDNFNHASQAAIERLGAKKDGVLRHHALRRDGTVRDTVMYSITRGEWPEIAAHLRYKLAQRPIAALPRAGERSPC
- a CDS encoding TonB-dependent siderophore receptor, translated to MHHASRSLLTRTVLACALSQIGMTLALPAAAQAQTRQVRTYSIPAGALGDVLTRFGSDSAILLSFSSDATQGLRSAGLQGSYGVHDGFRVLLAGSGLQAVPQANGGYLLQKIPASAGAPSANSRGVAVMGGVTVVAAAERSAVTSGTGSYTGGPASGATGLALTQRETPQSLTIVTRQQMDDQNSNAVSDVMKNVNGVNVQNYDSDRWSFWARGFAVTNFQYDGVSAIYDGVYDWGTTNSDMAIYDRIEVLKGATGLMSGSGDPSATVNMVRKRPTAAFEGSATLGAGSWDNYRGEADVSGPLNDSRTVRGRLVGAYQDKHSHLDRYTQQKSIAYGIIEADLTPVTLLTAGFTHQDYKPRGSTWTGFPVLLADGSRTDFPTSWNPATDWSRRDMQNTTLFSSLEHTFANEWKLKLSANQLRSKHDSVLGSASGGNPDPVTGEGAYFFMGKYKGDRRQTTVNVDASGPFTAFGRRHEAMLGYSSSTAKQDGPVYESVYPPVEGSYFDWRGQYAEPAFTRLGNDNDKTRQSGLYGALRLRPLEALSVIVGARVSNYKQDQDRIFFDSGTARITSRIDESNVITPYAGVVYDLDKTYSLFGSYTSIFAPQSNRDRNRNFLAPVRGKGFEAGVKAEFLEGKVNASASLYQIRQSNVANYVGEVNGEEAYEGIDGVTSRGLEMEVTGEVLNDVKLSAGYTYTRIRDKDGQEVFSTMLQTTQPPHLLRVQGTWRLPASLNKITVGGGVNWQSGFYGHIWNPAANDYARIEQGGFALVNLLARYEISKNTTASLNVNNLTGKKYFTGLGLFQTGFYGEPRNVMLTLRTKF
- a CDS encoding cation:proton antiporter, which translates into the protein MQSLISIAADLSWPFAITLAWVVGEFGHRWTGLPRISFYGVIGFVLAQTQVGILPQTDAGPMLVLADVAFGLILFEVGYRINLRWLKNNPWIAVTGLVESLLTFTVVYFIGIEFGSTSMTALLLASLAMSTSPATIMRVINEERSSGQVTERIVHLTALNCVLAVFTFNIIVGFWMFQSSTDLIEASSSSAAVLAASVAAGTVFGIVVPAMLRRLGNMAQDATVAFALSVMLLVALTYTTSLSPLLATLTFGLVARHRRVAFSQAQRNFGAMGELLTVLLFVYAASTLEWASVTAGAGLALAVVGGRLLTKVAGVAAFSHVSGISWRKGVLTGVALTPVSVFIILLLEHARQHGVNFGDELNALAAITLGLELVGPVLVQRVLMLAKETHEIKER
- a CDS encoding YbdK family carboxylate-amine ligase is translated as MPLEPFGQSAALTFGVELELQLVNLSDYDLTAASPDLLHLLNKKPFPGNVTPEITESMIEINSSVHTHHGPLLEQLQEIRDTLITAGDKLNIGIAGGGTHPFQQWSSQKIFSKPRFQEISELYGYLAKQFTIFGQHVHIGCASGDDAMFLLHSLNRYIPHFIALSASSPYVQGRDTLFDSARLNSVFAFPMSGRAPFTLSWDQFSNEYFAKMENTGIIKSMKDFYWDIRPKPEFGTIELRVCDTPLTVERAAALAAYLQALCRYLLERKEVPPVEDDYLVYNYNRFQACRFGLDGAITHPKTYETMSLREDIMTTLRKMEPHAEALGSTPALKHLSDVAKQWSDAQYLRKQHSLQGSAEGMVDSAIRCFRGEPMNY
- a CDS encoding AAA family ATPase, whose amino-acid sequence is MQAQHTQQGQRFEGSDSYVATADLKLAVNAALTLQRPLLIKGEPGTGKTMLAEEVAAALNMPLMQWHIKSTTKAQQGLYEYDAVSRLRDSQLGDERVRDIQNYIVKGVLWQAFTAPEPVVLLIDEIDKADIEFPNDLLRELDRMEFYVYETREMVTARHRPLVIITSNNEKELPDAFLRRCFFHYIKFPDKDTMEQIVAVHYPHLKQELLAQALQTFYEVRDVPGLKKKPSTSEFLDWLKLLLAEDIPAEALRSKDNKAVVPPLHGALLKNEQDVHLFERLMFMSRTNR